In Kocuria turfanensis, a single genomic region encodes these proteins:
- a CDS encoding glycoside hydrolase family protein, with amino-acid sequence MTFRLADHWVWDSWVADDGQDYHLFFLRASRALRDPDKRHHRASIGHAMSPDLRTWTLLPDALVAGDEPSWDDLATWTGSTVRGHDGRWHLFYTGVSRAEGGLHQRIGSAVSDDLLVWERTTAGPLEADPRWYEKLGQGTWSDEAWRDPFVFYDDDTRRWQMLVTARAATGDPAARAVVGHAVSDDLEHWSVRPPLSRPAGFGEMEVIQSHNVDGEGVLIFSCLPHLAPGIPFSETSTGTWIAPGAGRLGPWELERSSSFFLPGVYAAQLFRQRDGQWVVFGFQNSVDGRFVGEIADPVPLADLLTVDRRFLLHHQTPTSTPSTRSTT; translated from the coding sequence ATGACGTTCCGCCTCGCAGACCACTGGGTCTGGGACAGCTGGGTGGCCGACGACGGGCAGGACTACCACCTGTTCTTCCTGCGGGCCAGCCGGGCCCTGCGGGATCCCGACAAGCGTCACCACCGGGCCTCGATCGGGCACGCCATGTCACCGGACCTGCGGACGTGGACCCTGCTGCCCGACGCCCTCGTGGCTGGGGACGAGCCGTCCTGGGACGACCTTGCCACCTGGACGGGCAGCACCGTCCGCGGCCACGACGGCCGGTGGCACCTGTTCTACACCGGCGTCAGCCGCGCCGAGGGCGGACTGCATCAGCGCATCGGCTCCGCCGTCTCCGACGACCTGCTCGTCTGGGAACGTACCACCGCAGGACCGCTCGAGGCAGACCCCCGTTGGTACGAGAAGCTCGGGCAGGGCACCTGGTCCGACGAAGCATGGCGTGACCCGTTCGTCTTCTACGACGACGACACCCGCCGGTGGCAGATGCTCGTCACCGCACGGGCCGCCACCGGAGACCCGGCAGCCCGCGCAGTGGTCGGCCACGCCGTGAGCGACGACCTGGAGCACTGGTCCGTCCGCCCCCCGCTGAGCCGACCCGCGGGCTTCGGCGAGATGGAAGTCATCCAGTCCCACAACGTGGACGGCGAAGGCGTGCTGATCTTCTCCTGCCTCCCGCACCTGGCCCCCGGCATCCCCTTCTCGGAGACGAGCACGGGGACCTGGATCGCACCCGGTGCCGGCCGGCTCGGGCCGTGGGAGCTCGAACGGAGCTCCAGCTTCTTCCTCCCGGGCGTCTACGCCGCCCAGCTGTTCCGCCAGCGCGACGGCCAGTGGGTCGTCTTCGGCTTCCAGAACAGCGTGGACGGGCGTTTCGTCGGGGAGATCGCCGACCCCGTACCGCTGGCAGACCTCCTGACCGTGGACCGTCGCTTCCTCCTGCACCACCAAACACCCACATCCACCCCCTCCACGAGGAGTACGACATGA
- a CDS encoding endonuclease/exonuclease/phosphatase family protein codes for MIKELMATGSAAALLVTAGVLGAAPAAAAPGKAPDRSTDLRVMSFNIHHGADSGDVLDLERTAAVIEASGAEVIGLQEVDNAWSSRSDFEDQTARLADILDMHYVYGPNLDLARSDGGAGNSQYGNAILSEYPIIDSENHLLTSIEYPELPTEQRGLLEAVINVKGHHVGFYSTHLDHQRAEQRELQAQEIVEITGQSRRPAVVVGDLNAEPGAPELQGLFAAFTDTFAALGQDDDHTFAPDGAPVEDASLRIDYVLVSEGVRLRAAHVVPTSASDHLPIVVDLEIPRSPNGQVR; via the coding sequence ATGATCAAGGAACTGATGGCCACGGGCTCCGCGGCCGCACTGCTGGTGACCGCCGGCGTGCTCGGCGCGGCCCCCGCTGCGGCGGCCCCGGGCAAGGCCCCGGACCGGAGCACCGACCTGCGCGTCATGTCCTTCAACATCCACCACGGCGCGGACAGCGGCGACGTGCTCGACCTCGAGCGCACCGCGGCCGTCATCGAGGCGTCGGGCGCCGAGGTGATCGGACTGCAGGAGGTCGACAACGCCTGGTCCTCCCGCAGCGACTTCGAGGACCAGACCGCCCGTCTGGCCGACATCCTCGACATGCACTACGTGTACGGCCCGAATCTGGACCTCGCCCGCTCCGACGGCGGAGCCGGGAACAGCCAGTACGGCAACGCCATCCTCAGCGAGTACCCGATCATCGACTCCGAGAACCACCTGCTGACCAGCATCGAGTACCCGGAGCTGCCCACCGAGCAGCGCGGCCTGCTGGAGGCGGTGATCAACGTGAAGGGCCACCACGTCGGCTTCTACAGCACCCACCTCGACCACCAGCGCGCCGAGCAGCGTGAGCTGCAGGCCCAGGAGATCGTGGAGATCACCGGGCAGAGCCGGCGCCCGGCGGTGGTCGTCGGGGACCTCAACGCCGAGCCCGGCGCCCCGGAGCTGCAGGGCCTCTTCGCAGCGTTCACGGACACCTTCGCGGCCCTGGGCCAGGACGACGACCACACCTTCGCCCCGGACGGGGCCCCGGTCGAGGACGCGAGCCTGCGCATCGACTACGTCCTGGTGTCGGAGGGCGTGCGGCTGAGGGCCGCGCACGTGGTGCCCACATCGGCGTCGGACCACCTGCCGATCGTGGTGGACCTCGAGATCCCACGGTCCCCGAACGGACAGGTCCGGTAG
- the nagA gene encoding N-acetylglucosamine-6-phosphate deacetylase — protein MAAEDSPRRTVLSGRVHTGYAAHEDGLVVVEDGRVHYAGPRSGHPGGGPGERRVLAPGQTVLPGLVDVHCHGGFGADFSSSAEGPIRATLGSFHRQGTTTLVASLVTASREDLLSAAPRLAALTEEGLVAGIHLEGPFLSTARCGAQDPAWMREPDLALAAELVDAAAGTLRTMTFAPELPGSRELAELLVARGVVPSLGHTDADTGTTDAALRHLEALLSAVPGGGAPRVPTVTHLFNAMPVIHHRAPGPVPACLRAAAEGRAVVELIGDGTHLDPFIVAWAFQLAGADNIALVTDAMAATGLSDGTYTLGAAEVRVQDGVASLVSNGSIAGGTATMLDVLRQTVAAGVSFDDALRSATVVPARVLGLSGEVGSLRAGALADLLVVGQDLELSAVMRRGEWLPTGPPH, from the coding sequence ATGGCTGCCGAGGACTCCCCGCGCAGAACGGTCCTCTCGGGCCGCGTGCACACCGGGTACGCCGCGCACGAGGACGGTCTCGTAGTCGTCGAGGACGGCCGCGTCCACTACGCGGGGCCGCGATCGGGCCACCCCGGCGGCGGCCCGGGGGAGCGCCGCGTCCTGGCGCCCGGGCAGACGGTCCTGCCCGGGCTCGTGGACGTGCACTGCCACGGCGGCTTCGGGGCGGACTTCTCCTCCTCGGCGGAAGGACCGATCCGTGCCACCCTCGGCTCCTTCCACCGCCAGGGCACGACGACGCTGGTGGCGAGCCTGGTCACCGCCTCGCGCGAGGACCTGCTGAGCGCCGCGCCACGGCTGGCGGCGCTCACCGAGGAGGGGCTGGTCGCCGGCATCCACCTCGAGGGCCCGTTCCTGTCCACGGCTCGGTGCGGGGCGCAGGATCCCGCCTGGATGCGGGAGCCGGACCTCGCTCTGGCGGCCGAACTCGTCGACGCCGCGGCGGGAACGCTCCGCACCATGACCTTCGCCCCGGAGCTGCCCGGCTCCCGCGAGCTGGCCGAACTGCTCGTCGCCCGCGGTGTGGTCCCCTCGCTGGGCCACACCGACGCGGACACGGGGACGACCGACGCGGCGCTGCGCCACCTGGAGGCCCTGCTGAGCGCCGTCCCCGGCGGCGGCGCGCCGCGGGTGCCCACGGTCACCCACCTGTTCAACGCCATGCCCGTGATCCATCACCGCGCGCCCGGGCCGGTGCCGGCCTGTCTGCGCGCCGCGGCGGAGGGCCGGGCCGTCGTCGAGCTCATCGGGGACGGCACCCATCTGGACCCCTTCATCGTCGCGTGGGCGTTCCAGCTCGCGGGCGCGGACAACATCGCGCTGGTGACCGACGCGATGGCCGCCACCGGGCTCTCGGACGGCACGTATACGTTGGGCGCGGCCGAGGTGCGGGTCCAGGACGGTGTGGCTTCGCTGGTCTCCAACGGCTCGATCGCCGGTGGCACGGCCACGATGCTCGACGTGCTCCGGCAAACGGTCGCCGCAGGAGTGTCCTTCGACGATGCGCTGCGCTCGGCGACCGTGGTCCCGGCCCGTGTCCTGGGCCTGTCCGGCGAGGTCGGGAGCCTCCGGGCGGGGGCGCTCGCGGATCTTCTGGTCGTCGGGCAGGACCTCGAACTGAGCGCCGTGATGCGTCGGGGGGAGTGGCTCCCCACAGGGCCGCCCCACTGA
- a CDS encoding VOC family protein, with amino-acid sequence MMTQHTEPWPAGTPCWADLVASDLARTQEFYRQVLGWQYDDPQPEHGGYCNALVDGAPVAGLSPADPDRAGAPPVWQVYLAADRLELCAQRVLDAGGTQLTGPTEVGALGRMGLWRDPAGAVFGMWQSGAHTGFAAVDVPGAVVWCDLTTPDHHTTRDFYATVFGYHYEETGGEGVPYATFTVPRGDRPAGGIGGTDPAAQDAPSVWSVCFQVEGVDAAAERVRAAGGSVVEEPFDFPYGRLAVVAGPDRESFALMAPG; translated from the coding sequence ATGATGACGCAGCACACCGAACCGTGGCCTGCGGGAACGCCCTGCTGGGCGGACCTCGTCGCCTCCGACCTGGCCCGGACGCAGGAGTTCTACCGGCAGGTCCTCGGCTGGCAGTACGACGACCCGCAGCCCGAGCACGGCGGCTACTGCAACGCCCTCGTGGACGGGGCGCCCGTGGCCGGGCTGTCGCCCGCGGACCCGGACCGGGCCGGTGCGCCCCCCGTGTGGCAGGTGTACCTGGCCGCGGACCGGCTCGAGCTGTGCGCGCAGCGGGTCCTGGACGCCGGGGGCACGCAGCTGACGGGTCCCACGGAGGTCGGCGCGCTCGGCCGGATGGGCCTCTGGCGGGACCCCGCCGGAGCCGTCTTCGGGATGTGGCAGTCCGGTGCGCACACCGGCTTCGCGGCCGTCGACGTCCCCGGCGCCGTGGTGTGGTGCGACCTCACGACGCCCGACCACCACACCACCCGGGACTTCTACGCGACGGTGTTCGGCTACCACTACGAGGAGACCGGCGGGGAGGGCGTCCCCTACGCCACGTTCACGGTGCCGCGGGGGGACCGCCCGGCGGGCGGGATCGGCGGGACGGACCCCGCCGCGCAGGACGCGCCCTCGGTCTGGTCCGTGTGCTTCCAGGTGGAGGGCGTCGACGCGGCCGCGGAGCGCGTGCGCGCCGCCGGCGGATCGGTCGTGGAGGAGCCGTTCGACTTCCCCTACGGGCGGCTCGCGGTGGTGGCGGGCCCGGACCGGGAGTCCTTCGCGCTCATGGCGCCGGGATAG
- a CDS encoding carbon starvation CstA family protein, with protein sequence MNSIVLAVVGVAMMILGYLLYSKFVARRIYKLQDSFVTPAHELGDGVDYVPTNKYVLWGHHFTSVAGAAPIVGPAIAVIWGWVPAFLWVTLGTVFFAGVHDLGALWASNRHQGKSIGSLSGKYIGHRGRNLFLVVIFLVLLMVNAAFAVVISNLLVGTPTSVIPTWGAIVVALLIGQAVYRYRWNLAVVSVVGVVALYALILLGDRFPVVLPETVLGLPANAFWIVVLFVYAGIASVLPVWMLLQPRDYINGLQLFIALGILYGAVLISAPTVVAPAFNESVPAGTPSIVPLLFVTIACGAISGFHGIVASGTSSKQLDKETDARFVGYFGAVGEGLLALGAIIATTAGFRTIADWEAVYSAFGQGGVAAFVQGGASVVNSGLGIPPSLSATILATMAVLFAATTMDTGIRLQRFVVQEAGHIMGVTIGKVVATLIVLAVAMGLTFSAGADGSGGMLIWPLFGTSNQLLAGLTLSMIAVILLRKGRPVLPVLVPLVFLLVMSVYALIVQLGQFWAAENWFLLVLDVIILIAAVWVIFESAIAMSQARKNPPELDEEPLPSTAGRDRSL encoded by the coding sequence ATGAACTCCATCGTCCTCGCCGTCGTCGGTGTGGCCATGATGATCCTCGGGTATCTCCTGTACTCGAAGTTCGTGGCCCGCCGGATCTACAAGCTCCAGGACTCCTTCGTCACCCCGGCCCACGAGCTGGGCGACGGTGTGGACTACGTCCCCACCAACAAGTACGTGCTGTGGGGCCACCACTTCACCTCCGTGGCCGGGGCCGCGCCCATCGTGGGGCCGGCCATCGCGGTGATCTGGGGATGGGTGCCCGCCTTCCTCTGGGTGACCCTCGGCACCGTCTTCTTCGCCGGCGTCCACGACCTCGGGGCCCTGTGGGCGTCCAACCGGCACCAGGGCAAGTCCATCGGGTCGCTGTCCGGGAAGTACATCGGCCACCGGGGACGGAACCTGTTCCTGGTCGTGATCTTCCTCGTGCTGCTCATGGTCAACGCCGCGTTCGCCGTGGTGATCTCCAACCTGCTGGTCGGCACGCCCACCTCGGTGATCCCGACGTGGGGCGCCATCGTCGTGGCGCTGCTCATCGGCCAGGCGGTCTACCGCTACCGGTGGAACCTCGCCGTCGTGTCCGTGGTGGGCGTCGTGGCCCTCTACGCCCTGATCCTGCTCGGCGACCGCTTCCCGGTGGTCCTGCCGGAGACGGTCCTGGGCCTGCCGGCCAACGCGTTCTGGATCGTGGTGCTCTTCGTCTACGCGGGCATCGCGTCCGTGCTGCCCGTCTGGATGCTCCTGCAGCCCCGCGACTACATCAACGGCCTGCAGCTGTTCATCGCCCTGGGCATCCTCTACGGCGCGGTGCTGATCTCCGCCCCGACCGTGGTGGCCCCGGCCTTCAACGAGTCCGTGCCCGCGGGCACACCCAGCATCGTGCCCCTGCTGTTCGTGACCATCGCGTGCGGTGCGATCTCCGGGTTCCACGGCATCGTGGCCTCGGGGACGTCCTCCAAGCAGCTGGACAAGGAGACGGACGCCCGCTTCGTCGGCTACTTCGGCGCCGTCGGCGAGGGCCTGCTGGCGCTGGGCGCGATCATCGCCACGACCGCCGGCTTCCGCACGATCGCCGACTGGGAGGCCGTGTACAGCGCGTTCGGCCAGGGCGGCGTGGCCGCGTTCGTCCAGGGCGGCGCCTCGGTCGTCAACTCCGGCCTGGGCATCCCCCCGTCGCTGAGCGCGACCATCCTCGCGACGATGGCCGTGCTGTTCGCGGCCACCACCATGGACACCGGCATCCGCCTGCAGCGCTTCGTGGTGCAGGAGGCCGGGCACATCATGGGCGTCACCATCGGCAAGGTGGTCGCCACCCTGATCGTCCTCGCGGTGGCCATGGGGCTGACCTTCAGCGCCGGTGCGGACGGCTCCGGCGGCATGCTCATCTGGCCGCTGTTCGGCACCTCGAACCAGCTGCTGGCCGGCCTGACGCTGTCCATGATCGCGGTGATCCTGCTGCGCAAGGGCCGCCCGGTCCTGCCCGTGCTGGTGCCGCTGGTGTTCCTGCTCGTGATGTCCGTCTACGCGCTGATCGTGCAGCTGGGGCAGTTCTGGGCCGCGGAGAACTGGTTCCTGCTCGTGCTCGACGTGATCATCCTGATCGCGGCCGTGTGGGTGATCTTCGAGTCCGCGATCGCGATGTCCCAGGCCCGGAAGAACCCGCCGGAGCTCGACGAGGAGCCGCTGCCCAGCACGGCCGGGCGGGACCGCTCCCTGTGA
- a CDS encoding cory-CC-star protein yields MSLPERWRTARARLGAGLREFYAAPYRRTFARAQRDEEDLFMMLVLSEALGVPNPASYYTVELLPVVYDRFHDWHRRMGMERSPLEHISCC; encoded by the coding sequence GTGAGCCTCCCGGAGCGGTGGCGCACCGCGCGGGCCCGCCTCGGGGCGGGCCTGCGCGAGTTCTACGCGGCCCCCTACCGCCGGACCTTCGCCCGCGCCCAGCGCGACGAGGAGGACCTGTTCATGATGCTGGTGCTCTCCGAGGCGCTCGGGGTGCCCAACCCCGCCAGCTACTACACCGTGGAGCTGCTCCCCGTGGTCTACGACCGGTTCCACGACTGGCACCGGCGGATGGGCATGGAGCGCTCGCCCCTGGAGCACATCTCATGCTGCTAG
- a CDS encoding ArsA family ATPase: MLLELAATRRVLFVGGKGGVGKTAVASATALAQARAGRRVLVVSTDPAHNLGHLWERPVGDRITPLVRVPGGGLLDGIEVDPLATTEDHLAAVGATVRRLMPEHLAGEVDKHMRLARDSPGTHESAVLERVAELVETGLEDYDLVVFDTAPSGHTARLMALPEIMSAWTEGLLRRRVRAERFGAALRGLEDRDDAGESIVGTERPRDPREERDLEIRRVLLRRRARFEALREVLVDPRRCAFVIVLAAERLPVLETVELHGQLVRAGVHVGALVVNKRSPADAGAFLAERRALEETHVATLREALPDLPLLQVPLLPGDVVGEEALERFAAALAQAGHRAG; encoded by the coding sequence ATGCTGCTAGAGCTCGCCGCGACCCGCCGGGTCCTGTTCGTGGGCGGCAAGGGCGGCGTCGGCAAGACCGCCGTCGCCTCCGCCACGGCCCTCGCCCAGGCCCGGGCCGGCCGCCGGGTGCTCGTGGTCTCGACCGACCCCGCGCACAACCTCGGGCACCTCTGGGAACGCCCGGTGGGGGACCGGATCACCCCGCTGGTCCGGGTTCCCGGCGGCGGCCTGCTCGACGGGATCGAGGTGGACCCGCTCGCCACGACCGAGGACCACCTCGCCGCCGTGGGCGCCACCGTCCGCCGGCTCATGCCCGAGCACCTCGCCGGGGAGGTCGACAAGCACATGCGGCTCGCCCGCGACTCGCCCGGCACCCACGAGTCCGCCGTCCTGGAGCGGGTCGCCGAGCTGGTGGAGACGGGCCTGGAGGACTACGACCTCGTGGTCTTCGACACCGCGCCCTCCGGGCACACCGCCCGCCTCATGGCCCTGCCGGAGATCATGTCCGCCTGGACCGAGGGCCTGCTGCGGCGCCGGGTCCGGGCGGAGCGGTTCGGCGCCGCGCTGCGCGGGCTCGAGGACCGCGACGACGCGGGCGAGAGCATCGTGGGCACCGAGCGCCCCCGGGACCCCCGGGAGGAGCGCGACCTCGAGATCCGGCGCGTCCTGCTGCGCCGGCGCGCCCGCTTCGAGGCGCTGCGCGAGGTCCTGGTGGATCCCCGGCGCTGCGCCTTCGTGATCGTCCTGGCCGCCGAGCGGCTGCCCGTGCTGGAGACGGTCGAGCTGCACGGGCAGCTGGTCCGCGCCGGGGTGCACGTGGGGGCGCTGGTGGTCAACAAGCGCTCCCCGGCCGACGCCGGGGCCTTCCTCGCCGAGCGTCGCGCCCTCGAGGAGACGCACGTGGCGACCCTGCGCGAGGCGCTGCCGGACCTGCCGCTGCTGCAGGTCCCGCTGCTGCCGGGGGACGTGGTGGGCGAGGAGGCGCTCGAACGGTTCGCGGCGGCGCTCGCCCAGGCGGGGCACAGGGCCGGCTGA
- a CDS encoding LacI family DNA-binding transcriptional regulator, with amino-acid sequence MSPPRLQDVAARAGVSTATVSRALSGKGHVSSRARARVQQAAHELGFVVSYHASSLASGRSRNIGVVLPYVDRWYFSTVLEGVAGALMEAGYDLSLYNFEGDRYRETVLTDFLLRKRLDAAVAISLHLNPAETRQLFAAGIPVLGVGGPLVGAPTISIDDHDVGRRATEHLIALGHRRIAHLGGAEEFGSHFPMSSDRRAGWEGAMAAAGLAVDPAWSVVADYTFTDAYQRAKNLLADPADRPTAIFAASDEMAAGTILAARDLGLTVPGELSVIGVDAHPIGEAFGLTTIDQHAREQGVHAVERLLEHLGGTNREPVHEVLPAHFVVRSSTGPVPGSAGP; translated from the coding sequence GTGAGCCCCCCGCGGCTCCAGGACGTCGCCGCCCGGGCCGGGGTGTCCACGGCCACGGTCTCCCGCGCCCTCAGCGGCAAGGGCCACGTGTCCTCCCGGGCCCGGGCGCGGGTGCAGCAGGCCGCCCACGAGCTGGGCTTCGTGGTGTCCTACCACGCCTCCAGCCTGGCCAGCGGGCGCAGCCGCAACATCGGGGTGGTGCTGCCCTACGTGGACCGGTGGTACTTCTCCACGGTGCTCGAGGGCGTGGCCGGGGCGCTCATGGAAGCCGGGTACGACCTGTCCCTCTACAACTTCGAGGGCGACCGCTACCGGGAGACGGTGCTGACCGACTTCCTGCTGCGCAAGCGGCTCGACGCCGCCGTGGCGATCTCCCTGCACCTGAACCCGGCCGAGACGCGGCAGCTGTTCGCCGCCGGGATCCCCGTGCTCGGCGTGGGCGGGCCCCTGGTGGGCGCGCCCACCATCAGCATCGACGACCACGACGTCGGGCGCCGCGCGACCGAGCACCTGATCGCGCTCGGCCACCGCCGGATCGCCCACCTCGGCGGCGCCGAGGAGTTCGGCAGCCACTTCCCCATGTCCAGCGACCGCCGCGCCGGTTGGGAGGGGGCCATGGCCGCCGCCGGGCTGGCGGTCGACCCGGCCTGGTCCGTCGTCGCGGACTACACCTTCACCGACGCCTACCAGCGGGCCAAGAACCTGCTGGCCGACCCCGCCGACCGCCCCACCGCGATCTTCGCGGCCTCCGACGAGATGGCCGCCGGGACGATCCTGGCGGCGCGCGACCTCGGCCTGACCGTGCCCGGGGAGCTGTCCGTGATCGGCGTCGACGCCCACCCCATCGGGGAGGCCTTCGGGCTGACCACCATCGACCAGCACGCCCGGGAGCAGGGGGTGCACGCCGTCGAGCGGCTGCTGGAGCACCTGGGCGGGACGAACCGCGAGCCGGTGCACGAGGTGCTCCCGGCGCACTTCGTCGTGCGCTCCTCCACCGGTCCGGTCCCCGGCTCCGCCGGCCCCTGA
- a CDS encoding glycoside hydrolase family 13 protein, with amino-acid sequence MLTTSGALPSLRLTPLHDRDREPKWWRSSVIYQVYPRSFRDLDGDGLGDLAGITAELGQLAELDIDALWLSPFYPSPQRDGGYDVSDYCDVDPALGTLADFDALVAAADALSVKVIVDLVPNHCSTEHVLFQRALAAGPGSPERGLFVFRDGRGASGELPPNNWQSHFGGPAWTRVTEPGGAPGQWYLHLFDSSQPDFDWDSELVRQEFERILRFWLDRGVAGFRVDVAHALIKAKGLPDWGGRADGGSVPGYPFTDAPMFGQPQIHDIYRRWREVLAEYDGERILCAEASVEPLSRLADWVRPDQMHQTFNFSYLAAPWDTAQLRRIITSSLEAFDAVGAPTTWVLSNHDVVRHATRLGLGGNPARPGDGIGPEDEQPDHARGARRADAASLLMLGLPGGVYLYQGEELGLPDHTGLPAEVRQDPTYHRTGGARLGRDGCRVPLPWTRSGASLGYSANGRSWLPQPEGWAELSREAQREDPASTLSLYRAALALRRAHGLGSGSLAWVEDLGGPGCLGLVNNDVLVMLNTGATAVELPDLPVLLRSRPGTSAPHVLNPEECIWLQTEDHGTTGP; translated from the coding sequence ATGCTGACGACCTCAGGTGCGCTGCCGTCCCTGCGCCTCACCCCTCTCCACGACCGCGACCGGGAGCCGAAGTGGTGGCGCTCCTCGGTGATCTACCAGGTGTACCCGCGCTCCTTCCGGGACCTCGACGGGGACGGCCTCGGCGACCTCGCCGGCATCACCGCCGAGCTGGGGCAGCTGGCCGAGCTCGACATCGACGCCCTGTGGCTCTCGCCCTTCTACCCGTCCCCGCAGCGCGACGGCGGCTACGACGTGAGCGACTACTGCGACGTCGACCCCGCCCTCGGGACCCTGGCCGACTTCGACGCCCTGGTGGCCGCGGCGGACGCGCTGTCCGTGAAGGTGATCGTCGACCTGGTCCCCAACCACTGCTCCACCGAGCACGTGCTGTTCCAGCGGGCCCTGGCGGCGGGGCCGGGCAGCCCCGAGCGCGGACTGTTCGTCTTCCGGGACGGCCGGGGCGCGTCCGGGGAGCTGCCCCCGAACAACTGGCAGTCCCACTTCGGGGGCCCGGCCTGGACCCGGGTGACGGAGCCCGGCGGAGCCCCCGGACAGTGGTACCTGCACCTGTTCGACTCCTCCCAGCCGGACTTCGACTGGGACAGCGAGCTCGTCCGGCAGGAGTTCGAGCGGATCCTGCGCTTCTGGCTCGACCGCGGTGTCGCCGGCTTCCGGGTGGACGTGGCCCACGCGCTGATCAAGGCGAAGGGCCTGCCCGACTGGGGCGGGCGCGCCGACGGCGGCAGCGTCCCCGGCTACCCCTTCACCGACGCCCCGATGTTCGGCCAGCCGCAGATCCACGACATCTACCGCCGCTGGCGCGAGGTGCTGGCGGAGTACGACGGCGAGCGGATCCTCTGCGCCGAGGCCAGTGTGGAGCCGCTGAGCCGGCTGGCCGACTGGGTGCGCCCGGACCAGATGCACCAGACCTTCAACTTCTCCTACCTGGCCGCGCCCTGGGACACGGCGCAGCTGCGGCGGATCATCACCTCCTCCCTCGAGGCCTTCGACGCCGTCGGGGCCCCGACCACCTGGGTGCTGTCCAACCACGACGTGGTGCGCCACGCGACCCGTCTCGGTCTGGGCGGGAACCCGGCCCGGCCCGGCGACGGCATCGGCCCCGAGGACGAGCAGCCGGACCACGCCCGCGGTGCCCGGCGGGCGGACGCCGCCTCCCTGCTCATGCTCGGGCTGCCGGGCGGCGTCTACCTGTACCAGGGGGAGGAGCTCGGGCTGCCGGACCACACGGGCCTGCCCGCCGAGGTCCGCCAGGACCCCACCTACCACCGCACCGGCGGGGCGCGGCTCGGCCGCGACGGCTGCCGGGTGCCGCTGCCGTGGACCCGCTCCGGCGCGTCCCTGGGCTACAGTGCCAACGGCAGGTCCTGGCTCCCGCAGCCCGAGGGCTGGGCGGAGCTCTCGCGCGAGGCGCAGCGGGAGGACCCGGCCTCCACGCTGTCCCTCTACCGCGCCGCCCTGGCGCTGCGGCGGGCGCACGGGCTCGGGTCGGGCTCGCTGGCCTGGGTGGAGGACCTCGGCGGGCCGGGCTGCCTCGGCCTGGTCAACAACGACGTCCTGGTGATGCTGAACACCGGGGCCACCGCGGTGGAGCTGCCGGACCTGCCGGTGCTGCTGCGCAGCCGTCCCGGGACGTCCGCGCCCCACGTCCTGAACCCGGAGGAGTGCATATGGCTGCAGACGGAGGACCACGGCACGACGGGTCCGTGA